A stretch of the Haloarcula ordinaria genome encodes the following:
- a CDS encoding glutaredoxin family protein yields the protein MSDVSVTVYTRADCHLCDDAVETIRRVADDEGVTLDLDLVDVDTDPDLREAYGERVPYVLVDGQPAFKYHVDEARLREKLSD from the coding sequence ATGAGCGACGTCTCTGTCACGGTGTACACGCGCGCGGACTGCCACCTCTGTGACGACGCCGTCGAGACCATCCGTCGGGTCGCCGACGACGAGGGGGTCACGCTGGACCTCGACCTGGTCGACGTCGACACCGACCCCGACCTCCGCGAGGCGTACGGCGAGCGGGTGCCGTACGTCCTCGTCGACGGTCAGCCGGCGTTCAAGTACCACGTCGACGAGGCGCGCCTGCGCGAGAAACTGTCCGACTAG
- a CDS encoding DUF502 domain-containing protein, with protein sequence MTDRLSNQMGDGTDAVREFVRRALVTGTAVTMPLIVTLIVLGFVVDFVSQQLDPVVGFVTATIGFAPASDFVLKLAAVVSLVSLVFLIGVAAEYRSSASDLGLLLETVLSRIPGVGSLYRSLDEMSELLLDSDTDSFQEVKLVEFPVEGSYSIAFLTAETPDVVADAAAEKGMVTLFLPMAPNPVMGGYVLHVAEHRVRDIDMTVEEGVQSIVSSGVATGNREQRDLPEDMSVRINRRLDAANIVAHVEDIEQYAADASAKIEETARETMPSADAITERDAAENGENDERE encoded by the coding sequence ATGACCGACCGACTCAGCAATCAGATGGGAGACGGGACCGACGCGGTCAGGGAGTTCGTGCGTCGGGCGTTGGTCACGGGCACCGCGGTGACGATGCCGCTCATCGTGACGCTCATCGTCCTCGGATTCGTCGTCGACTTCGTCTCACAGCAGCTCGACCCGGTCGTCGGGTTCGTCACCGCGACCATCGGGTTCGCACCGGCGTCCGACTTCGTCCTGAAGCTCGCGGCGGTCGTCTCGCTGGTCTCGCTGGTCTTCCTCATCGGCGTGGCGGCGGAGTACCGGTCGAGCGCGTCCGACCTGGGCCTCCTCCTCGAGACGGTCCTCTCCCGCATCCCCGGCGTCGGGTCGCTGTACCGGAGCCTCGACGAAATGAGCGAGCTGCTGCTGGACAGCGACACCGACAGCTTCCAGGAGGTGAAACTGGTCGAGTTCCCCGTCGAGGGGTCCTACTCCATCGCGTTCCTCACCGCGGAGACGCCGGACGTCGTCGCCGACGCGGCGGCCGAAAAGGGGATGGTCACGCTGTTCCTCCCGATGGCGCCGAACCCGGTGATGGGCGGGTACGTGCTGCACGTCGCCGAGCACCGCGTCCGCGACATCGACATGACCGTCGAGGAGGGCGTCCAGTCCATCGTCTCGAGCGGCGTCGCCACGGGCAACCGAGAGCAGCGCGACCTCCCCGAGGACATGTCGGTCCGCATCAACCGTCGGCTCGACGCGGCGAACATCGTCGCCCACGTCGAGGACATCGAACAGTACGCCGCGGACGCCTCGGCCAAGATCGAGGAGACCGCCCGGGAGACGATGCCCTCGGCGGACGCCATCACCGAGCGCGACGCGGCGGAGAACGGGGAGAACGACGAACGCGAGTGA
- a CDS encoding site-2 protease family protein: protein MRNYHLTTVWGIPIRVNISLLVFLPILAWIIGSGAQIEVYAGLVGALAGVTFDMGRLMAGQTPWLIGTAAAVGLFASVAVHELGHSWMAMRYDLEVESITLWILGGLASLKTMPREWNREFWIAVAGPVTSILVALVCYIALLVLPASAQVTTFVVGWLAVTNLLLAVFNMLPAFPMDGGRVLRALLARNRPYASATRLAARIGTAFAVLFAVVGVLSFSPMLLLLALFVYSAASGESRTVALSDLLDGLTVSDVARPATDTVEADASVEELVDKMFATRSTEFTVVRDGEAVGVVTISDFQALSKAEREADTVADLMETDLPRFAADMTAFDALVALDGARSSAALVEGIDGTRVVSRADFASAMEMRRLVGSPSPF from the coding sequence GTGCGAAACTACCATCTCACGACGGTCTGGGGCATCCCCATCCGGGTGAACATCTCGCTGCTGGTCTTTCTACCGATACTGGCCTGGATTATCGGGAGCGGTGCACAGATCGAAGTGTACGCTGGACTTGTGGGCGCGCTCGCCGGCGTCACGTTCGACATGGGTCGGCTGATGGCGGGGCAGACCCCGTGGCTCATCGGCACCGCGGCCGCCGTCGGGCTGTTCGCCAGCGTCGCCGTCCACGAACTCGGCCACTCGTGGATGGCGATGCGCTACGACCTCGAGGTCGAGTCCATCACCCTGTGGATTCTGGGCGGCCTCGCGAGCCTGAAGACGATGCCCCGCGAGTGGAACCGAGAGTTCTGGATCGCCGTCGCCGGGCCGGTGACCTCGATTCTGGTCGCCTTGGTCTGTTACATCGCGCTGCTGGTGCTCCCCGCCAGCGCGCAGGTGACGACGTTCGTCGTCGGTTGGCTCGCCGTCACGAACCTCCTCCTCGCGGTGTTCAACATGCTCCCGGCGTTCCCGATGGACGGCGGCCGGGTCCTGCGGGCGCTACTGGCGCGCAACCGGCCGTACGCCTCGGCGACCCGGCTGGCCGCCCGCATCGGGACCGCCTTCGCCGTCCTCTTCGCCGTCGTCGGCGTCCTCTCCTTCTCGCCGATGTTGCTCCTGCTCGCGCTGTTCGTCTACAGCGCGGCCTCCGGCGAGTCGCGGACGGTGGCGCTGTCGGACCTACTGGACGGCCTCACCGTCAGCGACGTCGCCCGGCCCGCGACGGACACCGTCGAGGCCGACGCCAGCGTCGAGGAGCTGGTCGACAAGATGTTCGCCACGCGCTCGACGGAGTTCACCGTCGTCCGTGACGGCGAGGCCGTCGGCGTCGTCACCATCAGCGACTTCCAGGCGCTCTCCAAGGCCGAACGCGAGGCCGACACCGTCGCCGACCTGATGGAGACGGACCTCCCGCGCTTCGCGGCCGACATGACCGCCTTCGACGCGCTGGTCGCGCTCGACGGGGCCAGGTCGAGTGCGGCGCTGGTCGAGGGTATCGACGGCACACGCGTCGTCTCGCGAGCCGACTTCGCCTCGGCGATGGAGATGCGCCGGCTCGTCGGGTCACCGTCGCCGTTCTAG
- a CDS encoding arylsulfotransferase family protein, whose translation MERATRGVALVALSLFVLGLTLGIGAATAPDRGVATAGDGTTGTLVGSQGGGPGWHEKGSVYLVENGSIAWREDSADSYFDVTMLPDGTVMAGFMHSGYDSDCGPYETPCTKTGFRIIDPDAAGGPAVVGEYAFPVRTAKNSETHDVERLASGEYLLSDMEHERIFTVRGVESDDPEITWQWNASSFYDAPPDPTRRDWLHINDVDAVNQTHYLVSVRNANQLLLVERGAGVVEVVNADHGGDDGSCQVRGEQLADFDGDGDVRCGNPEVLDHQHNPQWLGDGAVLVADSDNDRVVELHRADDGRWEPAWTLTRAGGIDIRWPRDADRLDNGNTLVTDTLNKRVFEVTPDGTVVWSTETPSDSPIPYEAERLPEGERVGGVLYGPGDESGAESSTSTPAPTPESVPGLSLALVGLQAVAPWTPFWFGELHLALAVLSVLGVVIGTGTWYRG comes from the coding sequence ATGGAGCGTGCCACGCGCGGCGTTGCCCTGGTCGCCCTCAGCCTCTTCGTGCTCGGGCTGACGCTCGGTATCGGGGCTGCGACGGCCCCGGACCGCGGCGTCGCCACCGCCGGCGACGGCACCACCGGGACCCTCGTGGGCTCCCAGGGCGGCGGCCCCGGGTGGCACGAGAAGGGCAGCGTCTACCTCGTCGAGAACGGGTCGATAGCCTGGCGCGAGGACAGCGCCGACAGCTACTTCGACGTGACGATGCTGCCCGACGGCACCGTCATGGCGGGGTTCATGCACTCGGGCTACGACTCCGACTGCGGGCCCTACGAGACGCCGTGCACCAAGACCGGCTTCCGCATCATCGACCCGGACGCCGCGGGCGGCCCGGCGGTCGTCGGGGAGTACGCGTTCCCGGTCCGGACCGCGAAGAACAGCGAGACCCACGACGTCGAGCGCTTAGCCTCGGGCGAGTACCTCCTCTCGGACATGGAACACGAGCGGATATTCACCGTCCGCGGCGTCGAGTCCGACGACCCCGAGATAACCTGGCAGTGGAACGCCTCGTCGTTCTACGACGCGCCGCCGGACCCGACCCGCCGGGACTGGCTCCACATCAACGACGTGGACGCCGTCAACCAGACCCACTATCTCGTCTCGGTCCGCAACGCCAACCAGCTCCTCCTCGTCGAGCGCGGCGCGGGCGTCGTCGAGGTCGTCAACGCGGACCACGGCGGCGACGACGGCAGCTGTCAGGTCCGCGGCGAACAGCTGGCCGACTTCGACGGTGACGGCGACGTCCGGTGTGGGAACCCCGAGGTGCTCGACCACCAGCACAACCCCCAGTGGCTCGGCGACGGGGCGGTCCTCGTGGCCGACTCGGACAACGACCGCGTGGTCGAGCTCCACCGGGCCGACGACGGCCGCTGGGAACCCGCCTGGACGCTCACCCGCGCGGGCGGTATCGACATCCGCTGGCCGCGCGACGCCGACCGGCTCGACAACGGCAACACGCTCGTCACGGACACGCTGAACAAGCGCGTCTTCGAGGTGACACCCGACGGGACCGTCGTCTGGAGCACCGAGACACCGAGCGACTCGCCCATCCCCTACGAGGCCGAACGGCTCCCGGAGGGCGAGCGCGTCGGCGGCGTGCTGTACGGACCCGGCGACGAGAGCGGGGCCGAAAGCTCCACGAGCACGCCAGCCCCGACCCCCGAGAGCGTCCCGGGCCTGTCGCTCGCGCTGGTCGGCCTCCAGGCCGTCGCCCCGTGGACCCCGTTCTGGTTCGGCGAGCTCCACCTGGCGCTCGCAGTGCTATCGGTGCTCGGTGTCGTTATCGGGACCGGCACGTGGTATCGGGGCTAG
- a CDS encoding ZIP family metal transporter: MQSGLVDVFVSLVGTDPLVQGLAGGLVIASLNLLGASLVLVWRDPSERALDAALGFAAGVMLAAAFTSLILPGIEEYSGGNPVPTLLGVALGALFLDQADRFLPHAHYLLSGRKRPDAANPSETLAVDDERLAGVVLFILAITLHNMPEGLAVGVGFGAAAGDPARLGGALSLMLAIGIQNIPEGLAVSVAAINAGLDRRLYAVVAGVRAGVVEIPLAILGAVAVTLVEPLLPYAMGFAAGAMLFVISDEIVPETHRHGHERVATLGLMLGAIVMLYLDISLG; this comes from the coding sequence ATGCAGTCGGGACTCGTCGACGTGTTCGTCTCGCTGGTGGGGACCGACCCGCTGGTCCAGGGACTGGCCGGTGGGCTGGTCATCGCCTCGCTGAACCTCCTGGGTGCGTCGCTGGTGCTGGTCTGGCGCGACCCGTCCGAGCGCGCCCTGGACGCCGCGCTCGGCTTCGCGGCGGGCGTGATGCTCGCGGCGGCGTTCACGAGTCTCATCCTCCCCGGCATCGAGGAGTACTCCGGCGGGAACCCGGTTCCGACGCTGCTCGGTGTCGCCCTGGGCGCGCTCTTCTTGGACCAGGCCGACCGCTTCCTCCCGCACGCCCACTACCTGCTGTCGGGGCGCAAGCGACCCGACGCGGCCAACCCCTCTGAGACGCTCGCGGTCGACGACGAGCGACTGGCCGGCGTCGTCCTGTTCATCCTCGCGATAACCTTACACAACATGCCCGAGGGGCTGGCCGTCGGGGTAGGGTTTGGGGCGGCCGCCGGTGACCCGGCCCGCCTGGGCGGTGCGCTCTCCTTGATGCTCGCCATCGGTATCCAGAACATCCCCGAGGGACTGGCGGTGTCGGTCGCGGCCATCAACGCCGGGCTGGACCGTCGCCTGTACGCCGTCGTCGCCGGCGTCCGGGCGGGCGTCGTCGAGATTCCGCTGGCTATCCTCGGCGCCGTCGCCGTCACGCTCGTCGAACCCTTGCTCCCCTACGCGATGGGTTTTGCCGCTGGCGCGATGCTCTTCGTCATCTCCGACGAGATAGTCCCGGAGACCCACCGCCACGGCCACGAGCGGGTGGCGACGCTGGGGCTGATGCTCGGCGCTATCGTCATGCTGTACCTGGACATCTCGCTCGGCTAG
- a CDS encoding CPCC family cysteine-rich protein, producing MATQTPGNPAARELGYCPCCGYQTLPEGAPGSYEVCPVCHWMDDPIQFGDDDYVSDTNHVSLATARENFEEYGGCTPDEADSCADPDGFDRDPNWPYDA from the coding sequence ATGGCCACCCAAACACCCGGGAACCCGGCGGCACGGGAACTGGGCTACTGCCCGTGCTGTGGTTACCAGACGTTACCGGAGGGGGCACCGGGGTCCTACGAGGTCTGTCCGGTCTGTCACTGGATGGACGACCCCATCCAGTTCGGCGACGACGACTACGTGAGCGACACGAACCACGTCTCGCTGGCGACCGCTCGCGAGAACTTCGAGGAGTACGGCGGCTGTACCCCCGACGAGGCCGACAGCTGTGCCGACCCCGACGGGTTCGACCGGGACCCGAACTGGCCCTACGACGCCTAG
- a CDS encoding DUF6360 family protein: MVDRIMKVNAYTTFDLLDGRVEGHGFEEEALAVLNVTAPRTNPDHVELQVELDNTDIEHVEPHADTVTLSAAQARELADELEKYAAKVEAAQSE, from the coding sequence ATGGTAGACCGCATCATGAAGGTCAACGCGTACACCACGTTCGACCTGCTGGACGGCCGGGTCGAGGGCCACGGCTTCGAGGAGGAGGCGCTCGCGGTGCTCAACGTCACCGCGCCGCGGACGAACCCCGACCACGTCGAGCTCCAGGTGGAGCTGGACAACACCGACATCGAACACGTCGAGCCGCACGCCGACACGGTGACGCTCTCGGCGGCCCAGGCCCGCGAACTCGCCGACGAACTCGAGAAGTACGCCGCGAAGGTCGAGGCCGCACAGTCCGAGTGA
- a CDS encoding M48 family metallopeptidase, with protein sequence MTDFGLRLRMLVVGAILFAFYLFAGTALSVLLNLPLVPVLLVGILVVPAVQYKLGKWMALRGASDMPDDAQYGHVHQKVRRLCRDMNLEEPRLMVMDMGVPNAFAVGRKGAGVVVVSSELMQLLDDDELEGVLAHELAHIKNRDVITMVVGQSIGMLVGYVAYFAVLFGGERNMGSWILAMVASSLANMLVMVFVLAISRYREYVADADAREAIGSGDPLARALQKISRGASGRESKVDDNLNALCIFNADEGLLQRLFSTHPPMEKRIERLRS encoded by the coding sequence ATGACTGACTTCGGACTACGACTGCGGATGCTCGTCGTCGGGGCGATACTGTTCGCCTTCTATCTGTTCGCCGGGACCGCACTGTCGGTCCTGCTGAACCTGCCGCTGGTGCCGGTGTTGCTCGTCGGCATCCTCGTCGTGCCGGCCGTCCAGTACAAACTCGGGAAGTGGATGGCACTCAGAGGGGCTTCGGACATGCCCGACGACGCGCAGTACGGGCACGTCCACCAGAAGGTCAGGCGGCTCTGTCGCGACATGAATCTCGAGGAACCCCGGCTGATGGTGATGGATATGGGCGTCCCCAACGCCTTCGCCGTCGGGCGGAAGGGCGCCGGCGTCGTCGTCGTCTCGAGTGAACTGATGCAGCTGCTCGACGACGACGAACTGGAGGGCGTCCTCGCCCACGAGCTCGCCCACATCAAGAACCGCGACGTCATCACGATGGTCGTCGGACAGTCCATCGGGATGCTCGTCGGCTACGTCGCCTACTTCGCGGTGCTGTTCGGCGGCGAGCGGAACATGGGGTCCTGGATACTGGCGATGGTCGCCTCGTCGCTCGCGAACATGCTCGTGATGGTGTTCGTCCTGGCCATCTCGCGGTACCGTGAGTACGTCGCCGACGCCGACGCGCGCGAGGCCATCGGGAGCGGCGACCCCCTGGCCCGTGCGCTCCAGAAGATCTCCCGCGGCGCGTCGGGACGCGAGTCGAAGGTCGACGACAACCTGAACGCGCTCTGTATCTTCAACGCCGACGAGGGACTGCTCCAGCGACTGTTCTCGACGCACCCACCGATGGAGAAGCGAATCGAGCGGCTCCGGTCGTAG
- a CDS encoding nicotinate phosphoribosyltransferase, whose amino-acid sequence MSEEFDIVSPETIREGRATDAYFDRTMEALEYAGKNPDVVAEVTADQFPTGTWNLLAGLPDAASLLEGRAVDVDALPEGQLFDGGPVLRIEGPYREFCRLETALLGLLSHPTAVATRALEVRHAAPNSTVLSFGSRHLHPSLGAMVERAALLGGLDGFSNVAAEDTVGRRAGGTMPHALMICFGRGEQEAAWRAFDEAVPDDTPRIALVDTYSDEVDEALRAAEAVDDLTGVRLDTTGSRRGDFRHIVREVRWTLDAHGHEDIDIFVSGGLGPEQLRALRDVADGFGVGSFVSNADPLDFALDIVEVDGEPAAKRGKLTGKKAVYRTADGGHHIGLADRNAPDDAAELMEPLVRDGEVVREFDYETAIDLAAADAEEVGFGDDA is encoded by the coding sequence ATGAGCGAGGAGTTCGACATCGTCTCACCAGAGACGATTCGCGAGGGGCGGGCGACGGACGCGTACTTCGACCGGACGATGGAGGCCCTGGAGTACGCCGGCAAGAACCCGGACGTCGTGGCGGAGGTGACCGCGGACCAGTTCCCGACGGGGACCTGGAACCTGCTCGCGGGCCTGCCCGACGCCGCGTCGCTGCTCGAAGGGCGTGCGGTCGACGTCGACGCGCTGCCGGAGGGACAGCTGTTCGACGGCGGCCCCGTCCTCCGCATCGAGGGGCCCTACCGCGAGTTCTGTCGCCTCGAGACGGCGCTGCTCGGCCTGCTCTCACACCCGACGGCAGTGGCGACGCGGGCGCTCGAGGTCCGCCACGCCGCGCCGAACTCGACGGTGCTGAGCTTCGGCTCGCGACACCTCCACCCCTCGCTTGGCGCGATGGTCGAGCGGGCGGCCCTGCTGGGCGGGCTGGACGGCTTCTCGAACGTCGCCGCGGAGGACACCGTCGGCCGACGCGCCGGCGGAACTATGCCCCACGCGCTGATGATATGTTTCGGCCGCGGCGAGCAGGAGGCCGCCTGGCGGGCCTTCGACGAGGCCGTCCCCGACGACACGCCCCGCATCGCGCTGGTCGACACCTACTCAGACGAGGTCGACGAGGCGCTCCGGGCCGCCGAGGCCGTCGACGACCTGACCGGCGTCCGCCTGGACACGACCGGGTCCCGCCGGGGCGACTTCCGGCACATCGTCCGCGAGGTCCGCTGGACGCTTGACGCCCACGGCCACGAGGACATCGACATCTTCGTCTCGGGCGGCCTGGGCCCCGAGCAACTCCGGGCGCTTCGCGACGTGGCCGACGGCTTCGGCGTCGGGAGTTTCGTCTCGAACGCCGACCCCCTGGACTTCGCGCTGGACATCGTCGAAGTGGACGGCGAACCAGCCGCCAAGCGCGGGAAGCTCACGGGGAAGAAGGCCGTCTACCGCACCGCGGACGGCGGTCACCACATCGGCCTGGCCGACCGGAACGCGCCCGACGACGCCGCCGAACTGATGGAGCCACTCGTCCGCGACGGCGAGGTGGTCCGCGAGTTCGATTACGAGACCGCCATCGACCTGGCCGCCGCCGACGCCGAAGAAGTCGGGTTCGGCGACGACGCGTAG
- a CDS encoding Hvo_1808 family surface protein yields MRRAVLVALVVVLAGCSAPVFDGGPVFGGSDHPEAPPGGDTIGWESGYWYDDPVSVTTEDGLNESERDAVVARTMARVEQIREREFTEPVPVEIISRAAYRNRSRGNGSAAGPPEDPWNDQVWEALVLIGEDAGSSEAIDDTFSTTVQGFYSPSEDRIVIVSPTETPQIDRATLAHELVHALQDQQFGLSGSPETQDTQLARQGVVEGEANYIRALYERRCEDGWDCIDRPERSGGGGGGSVNAGLFTVVFQPYATGPTFVYQVRQRGGWDAVDALHENVPDSSEQVLHPEKYPDEKPVDVTVRDRSTDEWERFDHDPVGDTVGEASIFATMYHNNQTQSDRYSYDSEISAGWGGDTVVPYRNGDGEFGYVWQTTWDTEADAREFAAAYRAILVEERGATNPRANVYVVPEDDPFADAFRVVRRGETVRIVNGPAVADLDAIHRPVG; encoded by the coding sequence ATGCGTAGGGCCGTGCTGGTGGCGCTCGTCGTGGTCCTCGCGGGATGTAGCGCGCCGGTGTTCGACGGCGGGCCGGTGTTCGGCGGGAGCGACCACCCCGAGGCCCCGCCCGGCGGCGACACGATCGGCTGGGAGTCCGGCTACTGGTACGACGACCCGGTGTCGGTGACGACCGAGGACGGCCTCAACGAGAGCGAGCGCGACGCCGTCGTCGCCCGGACGATGGCCCGCGTCGAGCAGATTCGCGAACGGGAGTTCACCGAGCCCGTCCCGGTCGAGATCATCTCGCGGGCGGCGTACCGCAACCGCTCGCGCGGGAACGGGAGCGCCGCCGGCCCGCCCGAGGACCCCTGGAACGACCAGGTGTGGGAGGCGCTGGTCCTCATCGGCGAGGACGCGGGGAGCAGCGAGGCCATCGACGACACCTTCTCGACGACGGTCCAGGGCTTCTACTCGCCCAGCGAGGACCGCATCGTCATCGTCAGTCCCACGGAGACGCCACAGATAGACCGGGCGACGCTGGCCCACGAGCTCGTCCACGCCCTGCAGGACCAGCAGTTCGGCCTGAGCGGCTCCCCGGAGACCCAGGACACCCAGCTCGCTCGGCAGGGCGTCGTCGAGGGCGAGGCGAACTACATCCGGGCCCTCTACGAGCGGCGGTGTGAGGACGGGTGGGACTGCATCGACCGACCCGAGCGGAGCGGCGGTGGCGGCGGCGGGAGCGTCAACGCCGGCCTCTTCACCGTCGTCTTCCAGCCGTACGCCACCGGGCCGACGTTCGTCTACCAGGTCCGCCAGCGGGGCGGCTGGGACGCCGTCGACGCCCTCCACGAGAACGTCCCGGACAGCAGCGAGCAGGTGCTCCACCCCGAGAAGTACCCGGACGAGAAGCCGGTCGACGTGACGGTCCGCGACCGCTCGACAGACGAGTGGGAGCGCTTCGACCACGACCCCGTGGGCGACACCGTCGGGGAGGCCTCCATCTTCGCGACGATGTACCACAACAACCAGACGCAGAGCGACAGGTACAGCTACGACAGCGAGATATCGGCCGGCTGGGGCGGTGACACCGTGGTCCCGTACCGGAACGGGGACGGCGAGTTCGGCTACGTCTGGCAGACGACGTGGGACACCGAGGCGGACGCCCGCGAGTTCGCCGCCGCCTACCGGGCCATCCTCGTCGAGGAACGGGGCGCCACGAACCCGCGGGCGAACGTCTACGTCGTCCCCGAGGACGACCCCTTCGCCGACGCCTTCCGTGTGGTCCGCCGGGGAGAGACCGTCCGTATCGTCAACGGGCCGGCGGTGGCCGACCTGGACGCGATTCACCGTCCCGTCGGGTGA
- a CDS encoding Hvo_1808 family surface protein, whose translation MRRLSLMSLLCALALVLAGCQAPGSSAASDGTDDRTAPETATTPTPETVVLEVATETPAAPATEAETATPGDEPRPDPETDRLGWEDGYWANESLSITTADGLDERERDAVVARAMARVETVRGLEFEASVPVRLVSRAEFRNRSGGDYGESLRRFDDAKFEALFLIGEDEDSIAAQDQQLGASVLGYYSSSADAIVLVSETETPRLSERTLAHELVHALQDQQFGLASDARTRDAVQGRNGLVEGDATAVEQAYRERCAGAWDCVERPASDSGGGDQHFGLNFLQYFPYSDGPGLVAALRERGGWAAVNAAYADSPRAPPRSSTRASIRSGNPNRSHWPTGRVPTGSGSAPTAARTTPSWAPRLSPRRSPTR comes from the coding sequence ATGCGCCGCCTGTCGCTCATGTCTCTCCTCTGTGCGCTCGCCCTGGTGCTCGCCGGGTGCCAGGCGCCCGGGTCGTCCGCGGCCAGCGACGGCACCGACGACCGGACCGCGCCGGAGACGGCGACGACCCCAACACCGGAGACGGTCGTCCTCGAGGTGGCGACCGAGACGCCCGCAGCGCCGGCGACCGAAGCCGAGACGGCGACGCCGGGCGACGAGCCGCGGCCGGACCCCGAGACGGACCGCCTGGGGTGGGAAGACGGGTACTGGGCCAACGAGTCGCTGTCGATAACGACAGCCGACGGCCTCGACGAGCGCGAACGCGACGCCGTCGTCGCCCGGGCGATGGCCCGCGTCGAGACGGTTCGGGGACTGGAGTTCGAGGCGTCGGTGCCGGTGCGACTCGTCTCGCGCGCCGAGTTCCGCAATCGCTCGGGCGGCGACTACGGCGAGTCGCTCCGTCGGTTCGACGACGCGAAGTTCGAGGCGCTGTTCCTGATAGGCGAAGACGAGGACTCGATTGCCGCCCAGGACCAGCAGCTGGGCGCCAGCGTGCTCGGGTACTACAGCAGTTCGGCGGACGCCATCGTCCTCGTCTCGGAGACGGAGACGCCCCGGCTCAGCGAGCGGACGCTGGCCCACGAGCTCGTCCACGCCCTGCAGGACCAGCAGTTCGGCCTCGCGAGCGACGCGCGGACCCGCGACGCGGTCCAGGGCCGGAACGGCCTCGTCGAGGGCGACGCCACGGCGGTCGAACAGGCCTACCGCGAGCGCTGTGCCGGGGCGTGGGACTGCGTCGAACGGCCGGCGAGTGACAGCGGCGGGGGCGACCAGCACTTCGGGCTGAACTTCCTGCAGTACTTCCCGTACAGCGACGGCCCGGGACTGGTCGCGGCGCTCCGCGAGCGCGGCGGCTGGGCGGCGGTGAACGCCGCCTACGCCGACTCCCCGAGAGCGCCGCCGAGGTCATCGACCCGAGCCAGTATCCGGAGTGGCAACCCGAATCGGTCGCACTGGCCGACCGGTCGAGTGCCGACTGGGAGCGGGTCCGCCCCGACGGCCGCCCGAACTACGCCGTCGTGGGCCCCTCGGCTATCGCCGCGTCGGTCGCCTACACGGTGA
- a CDS encoding cysteine hydrolase family protein, which yields MKFDPDSTALVIVDMQNGFCHPDGSLYAPPSEDAIDPVAALVERTREAGASVVFTRDVHPPDQFEDAHYYDEFERWGEHVVEGSWEAELVDELDPREADLVVEKHTYDAFYRTQLEGWLDAHGIDDLVICGTLANVCVLHTASSAGLRDFRPVLVEDAVGFIEPDHREYAVEHADWLFGEVTEREAVTFD from the coding sequence ATGAAGTTCGACCCGGACAGCACCGCACTGGTCATCGTCGACATGCAGAACGGATTCTGTCACCCCGACGGCAGCCTCTACGCCCCGCCCAGCGAGGACGCCATCGACCCGGTCGCCGCGCTCGTCGAGCGAACCCGCGAGGCGGGCGCGTCGGTCGTCTTCACCCGCGACGTCCACCCGCCCGACCAGTTCGAGGACGCCCACTACTACGACGAGTTCGAGCGCTGGGGCGAGCACGTCGTCGAGGGCTCCTGGGAAGCGGAACTCGTCGACGAACTCGACCCCCGCGAGGCCGACCTGGTCGTCGAGAAACACACCTACGACGCCTTCTACCGGACCCAACTGGAAGGGTGGCTCGACGCCCACGGCATCGACGACCTGGTCATCTGCGGGACGCTCGCAAACGTCTGTGTCCTGCACACCGCCTCCAGCGCCGGCCTCCGGGACTTCCGGCCGGTGCTCGTCGAGGACGCCGTCGGCTTCATCGAACCTGACCACCGCGAGTACGCCGTCGAACACGCCGACTGGCTGTTCGGCGAAGTGACCGAGCGCGAGGCCGTCACGTTCGACTGA